One part of the Pecten maximus chromosome 1, xPecMax1.1, whole genome shotgun sequence genome encodes these proteins:
- the LOC117334226 gene encoding uncharacterized protein LOC117334226 — protein sequence MIIPKNPMEMWINIFLCLCGISSLHGGGWGYTPPEGIGAMCAANVTRDTSVPCDYSSRREQYWRTSVNDDQPCKLKIKKRSLDNFQRKYTHLKFNFAQLLLKFRINDTAVSVSSTKCVIQPLNWAWTHRGQKGAYKALFWPRDYSILSLGTLKRNFFGPYCVFIDMQGNCSSFVIGEMNTTLAIVHALSELIPEKKTDHLPFGMVEDTNMWCYTKMVNITDTMRSLCRYTICPQNTVGYSCCKHDFHTKSLHCNGEPFRYFKFWWELPYVIGSVVFLFFPLFFIAISDRLYRILRNQKSMSYKPNEQEGYEWISENHVCFSAALFSPFQGLVIRHMVAVSRFVRFAFSLCTVFITAIYLIVVWKTYSLRLFHIDLVKNHVTTDVNSMLSGFEMSRQNFLTLFGGPYVAFSMFLLLFAALLSVPKSLAILLESGLPDPSPEHLSPLCVDMNTVSTLGSTQSLHTTIGYNKIYRTLLAQMAMLFNPEFWRFVLKCQIKRWISFSEYSSPCKFRVFLVYFVTLPVFAVTCVLEWITCILYYGLPIVFVNVIVYRAYCSNIKRYLRSTNGSITKHFTFLFICLIAIVLLYCCYILHILFVYSFVLVARTAIFTYTGFVAYPEHYRNYLICYLSVAIYIVESIRSMKLTYDELFDQTKLVCDIMMDDVMYNGSSIIKTVESKIFIPQRLFNFVISHQKPLRIETFLMFFRLLITIMVIYMSVVMLVIFDTFDHMNVLTEIGTTVVICMAPKVLRSAFKCSGYSNEVEERQTIKLWVVDYLNEFTSNMDRHVQERDKSMSLAVL from the coding sequence ATGATCATTCCGAAAAATCCAATGGAAATGTGGATAAATATTTTTCTGTGTCTGTGTGGAATATCCTCACTACACGGCGGAGGGTGGGGTTACACCCCTCCGGAAGGCATTGGGGCGATGTGTGCCGCTAACGTCaccagagacaccagtgtaCCATGTGACTACTCCTCACGACGTGAACAATATTGGAGGACCAGTGTCAATGATGATCAACCTTGCAAACTGAAAATTAAGAAAAGATCTCTTGATAATTTCCAACgaaaatacacacatctcaagTTTAATTTTGCTCAACTACTCCTGAAGTTTAGGATAAATGATACGGCGGTATCGGTTTCCTCTACGAAATGTGTAATTCAACCCCTGAATTGGGCATGGACCCACAGAGGACAAAAAGGCGCGTACAAAGCTCTTTTCTGGCCACGTGATTATTCGATATTATCTCTAGGAACGCTAAAAAGAAATTTTTTCGGTCCATACTGTGTGTTCATTGACATGCAAGGCAATTGTTCTTCTTTTGTAATTGGAGAAATGAATACAACACTAGCGATAGTTCATGCACTTTCCGAACTGATACCTGAAAAGAAAACGGACCATCTTCCGTTCGGAATGGTGGAAGATACCAATATGTGGTGTTATACGAAGATGGTTAATATAACCGACACAATGCGTTCCCTATGTCGATATACCATTTGTCCACAGAACACGGTGGGCTATTCCTGCTGCAAACACGACTTCCATACTAAATCCCTACATTGTAACGGAGAGCCGTTCCGGTACTTCAAGTTTTGGTGGGAACTACCGTATGTTATTGGTAGCGTTGTATTCCTATTTTTCCCGCTCTTTTTTATTGCAATATCGGATAGGCTATATCGGATATTGAGGAACCAAAAATCAATGAGTTACAAACCAAATGAACAAGAGGGTTACGAATGGATCTCGGAGAACCATGTGTGTTTCAGCGCGGCTCTGTTCTCCCCGTTTCAAGGTCTTGTCATCCGACACATGGTTGCCGTGTCGAGATTTGTCAGGTTCGCATTCTCATTGTGCACGGTGTTTATAACCGCTATTTACCTAATCGTGGTATGGAAGACTTACTCTCTACGTTTATTTCATATAGATCTTGTTAAAAACCACGTGACAACTGACGTAAATTCTATGCTTTCTGGTTTCGAGATGAGTCGCCAGAACTTTCTGACGCTGTTTGGTGGTCCATATGTTGCGTTCAGCATGTTCTTACTTCTCTTTGCGGCGCTGTTATCAGTCCCGAAAAGTTTGGCAATTTTATTAGAGTCAGGCTTACCAGATCCCTCTCCGGAACACTTATCTCCTCTATGTGTAGACATGAACACTGTATCTACTCTAGGGTCTACACAATCTCTACATACAACCATCGgctacaataaaatatatagaactTTACTGGCCCAAATGGCAATGTTGTTCAATCCAGAATTCTGGAGATTCGTTCTGAAATGCCAGATAAAGAGATGGATAAGTTTCAGTGAATATTCATCCCCGTGTAAATTTCGCGTGTTTCTAGTGTACTTCGTCACACTTCCGGTATTCGCGGTGACGTGTGTGCTGGAATGGATCACTTGCATTCTGTATTACGGACTTCCGATAGTTTTTGTAAATGTAATAGTGTATAGAGCTTATTGCTCGAACATAAAACGGTATTTGCGTAGCACCAATGGAAGTATCACAAAACATTTTACTTTTCTATTCATATGTTTGATCGCGATTGTTTTGTTGTACTGTTGCTACATCTTACATATATTATTTGTGTATAGTTTTGTATTGGTAGCTCGCACCGCCATATTTACGTACACTGGTTTCGTAGCCTACCCGGAACACTACCGTAACTACCTTATATGTTATCTTAGCGTCGCCATATACATCGTGGAGTCCATTCGATCCATGAAACTCACGTACGACGAGCTGTTTGATCAAACCAAACTGGTGTGTGATATTATGATGGACGACGTTATGTACAATGGTTCAAGCATCATAAAGACAGTAGAATCGAAAATCTTTATTCCTCAGCGTTTATTCAATTTTGTTATCAGCCATCAAAAACCTTTGAGAATTGAAACTTTCTTAATGTTCTTCAGACTGTTAATTACTATCATGGTGATCTATATGTCCGTAGTAATGCTGGTCATATTTGACACGTTTGACCACATGAACGTGTTGACCGAAATTGGAACAACGGTTGTCATCTGTATGGCGCCTAAGGTTTTACGAAGTGCCTTTAAATGTTCCGGATATAGTAATGAAGTGGAGGAGCGACAGACCATCAAGCTATGGGTGGTTGACTACCTGAATGAATTTACATCCAATATGGATAGACATGTACAGGAAAGGGATAAATCGATGTCTCTTGCTGTTTTGTGA
- the LOC117327730 gene encoding uncharacterized protein LOC117327730 → MDPETQAVAVQMLERAGKINSVQVLIEENSLLNKRSIYKPLDGTSSTDLDDFPHLSLDDLRNITMGVYQVKQAPAYTKEHTDDDGGYELMACRDFPDLLRVKIQSRHSKNAIHTLWIQYTSDTGNIRGWYCTCKVGARVVGCCAHVASVLWFLGWKRHLPEDQLGKPGLASSCLNASSSSGTFSSNDPLEE, encoded by the exons ATGGATCCAGAAACGCAGGCCGTTGCCGTGCAGATGCTCGAGAGAGCAGGAAAGATTAACAGCGTCCAGGTACTGATAGAAGAGAATAGCTTGTTGAACAAGAGGTCGATTTATAAACCGTTGGACGGAACTTCCTCTACAGACCTGGATGACTTTCCTCACCTATCATTAGATGACCTTAGGAATATAACCATGGGTGTTTACCAGGTGAAACAGGCTCCAGCATACACCAAGGAGCACACTGATGATGATGGGGGATATGAACTGATGGCATGCCGTGACTTTCCCG ATTTGCTGAGAGTAAAGATACAGTCCAGACACTCCAAAAACGCGATCCACACCCTCTGGATTCAGTACACTTCAGACACTGGGAATATTCGGGGCTGGTACTGTACGTGTAAAGTAGGCGCCAGAGTTGTTGGGTGTTGTGCACATGTTGCCAGTGTCCTTTGGTTTCTTGGCTGGAAACGACATTTGCCAGAGGATCAATTGGGAAAACCTGGACTAGCTTCATCTTGTTTAAATGCTTCGTCTTCGTCAGGAACATTCTCTAGTAACGATCCGTTGGAGGAGTGA
- the LOC117334219 gene encoding uncharacterized protein LOC117334219 has product MAETNGHVVPVLREDIGSRGIDRRKDIRMCKRHTKKKVRYVCESCGGEKICKKCLKSTHKDHQIVSVSKPKKKRRQAGSKTLEDLIGSSGGDSEKVVDIGKQDNEDTTAIDLLENAQKTIEDIDVKVKEFTKARKDLKHATHVEVEKVRDRAAALKQQVDELAMKLESRLRDFRKTKDTIFKDHERALKECSKNLKDYCIKCKSTQNESSSDSGLHVEKSFDIQHEIEQFLNKEQHLDIPVATMDEFVPCTTSLEHIMKVFGDMDLQEKTNVLSKRKSSIVPTCLEFTEISAFQFEGEVMRSICPTPEGSSWIVRETNNMVYTDIQHVTNDGEVESSSVFGAGVLDIASNMGDLTLVSCTDNTVRRVLPDGQSFVRFRTEARPESICFQSNNNVVVCFFKKKKVAVFNLKGRQLLSCTDAKSEADFITHPFRVRSNRKNDDIAVLNADPYSLVVMDKNLNLKFIYNSSTYYPKDIQEGGLAQVAHPNFPVLPNDVCFDNRHNILLCDAASKCILTLDSNGSMLRAICPENDLPSSLSLDINNFLWVGYHNGQVKIIEF; this is encoded by the coding sequence ATGGCGGAAACCAATGGACATGTGGTCCCGGTTCTGCGAGAAGATATTGGAAGTCGGGGAATAGACAGACGGAAGGACATACGCATGTGTAAACGCCATACGAAGAAAAAAGTCAGATATGTCTGTGAATCGTGTGGTGGTGagaaaatatgcaaaaaatgtttaaaatctaCCCACAAAGATCATCAGATTGTTAGTGTGTCTAAGCCAAAAAAGAAACGTCGCCAAGCTGGATCGAAGACTCTAGAGGATTTAATTGGAAGCAGTGGTGGTGATTCGGAGAAAGTCGTGGATATTGGTAAACAGGACAATGAAGATACCACGGCGATAGACTTACTGGAGAACGCACAGAAGACGATTGAAGATATAGACGTGAAAGTAAAAGAATTCACCAAGGCGAGGAAAGATTTAAAACATGCCACGCATGTAGAAGTGGAAAAGGTGAGAGACAGGGCCGCCGCTCTGAAACAGCAGGTTGATGAACTCGCAATGAAGCTAGAGAGCAGGCTACGAGACTTCCGGAAAACGAAAGATACGATTTTCAAAGATCACGAACGAGCTCTGAAGGAATgttcaaaaaatttaaaagactactgtataaaatgtaaatcTACGCAGAATGAATCCTCCAGTGATTCCGGATTACACGTCGAGAAAAGTTTTGACATTCAACATGAAATAGAACAGTTTCTCAACAAAGAGCAGCACTTAGATATTCCAGTGGCCACAATGGACGAGTTTGTCCCGTGtactacctcactggagcacATTATGAAGGTGTTCGGTGATATGGATTTGCAGGAAAAGACCAATGTGTTAAGCAAGAGAAAGAGTAGTATCGTACCAACATGCTTGGAATTTACAGAAATTTCAGCCTTTCAGTTCGAGGGTGAGGTAATGCGGTCCATCTGTCCGACACCGGAAGGAAGTTCGTGGATCGTGCGCGAGACAAACAATATggtttatacagacatacagcATGTGACTAACGACGGGGAAGTAGAATCGTCGAGCGTTTTTGGGGCAGGTGTCCTTGACATTGCTTCGAACATGGGCGACTTGACACTGGTCAGCTGTACCGACAACACTGTCCGAAGAGTGCTTCCAGATGGTCAGTCTTTTGTCCGGTTTCGAACCGAGGCTAGACCAGAAAGTATTTGCTTCCAGTCCAATAACAATGTGGTCGTGTGTTTCTTTAAGAAAAAGAAAGTTGCCGTGTTTAACcttaaggggagacaactcctgtCTTGCACGGATGCAAAATCGGAAGCGGATTTCATAACGCATCCCTTTCGAGTTAGGTCGAACCGGAAGAATGACGACATAGCTGTTCTCAATGCCGATCCGTATTCATTGGTGGTGATGGACAAAAACCTCAATCTCAAGTTCATCTACAATAGTTCTACCTACTATCCCAAGGATATCCAAGAAGGCGGTTTAGCTCAAGTGGCGCACCCAAACTTCCCTGTGCTTCCTAATGACGTGTGCTTTGATAACAGACATAATATTCTGCTCTGTGACGCCGCCAGCAAGTGCATTTTAACGCTTGATTCCAACGGTAGTATGCTCAGAGCAATCTGTCCTGAAAATGACCTACCTTCGTCCCTATCGTTGGATATAAATAACTTCCTATGGGTCGGATACCACAATGGACAGGTGAAAATAATCGAATTTTGA
- the LOC117344061 gene encoding acetylcholine receptor subunit alpha-1-B-like — MDYTRKKILLIQVWSMLFTSVSAAKYGDMVNLKSDLLAGYSRKVRPLENQEKKLLVNVRYTLKSLNNFDVVNGRMTTMGLLDLTWKDEKMKWKPVRHANIEKVTFPESDVWAPVVFVANGADDINTRTSRFGDTSIAFTADGMAKYFIKVVMTTTCDPDITYYPYDVHVCLITLTTEEPIREVEFVINPKEVYPAAQLNLLWNIIDFKYRNFTEIGVSYIEISVTIERRPSYLILNILTPICLLSFSNLLAFVLPTDSGERVSFAITMLLTLSVYMTIMSDSIPNTSDPVSILTISLLIKLVYSGMIVLAVVLSVKLNHTDERKAIPKWLLRIARFRNRVGNKEDRSHCEDRPAEDVIEKEDLDKSILTKTTDTSSITWRSIGRSLDTIFFIVFTGITLVETIYNLVRILYRIG; from the coding sequence ATGGATTATACTCGTAAGAAAATCCTACTGATACAGGTATGGTCGATGCTCTTCACAAGTGTCTCCGCTGCCAAATATGGAGATATGGTTAACCTCAAGTCCGACCTTTTGGCAGGTTATTCTAGGAAAGTTCGTCCTCTTGAAAACCAGGAAAAAAAGTTATTAGTTAATGTACGATACACATTGAAATCACTTAACAATTTTGACGTAGTCAATGGGAGAATGACAACGATGGGGTTACTTGACCTGACATGGAAGGATGAGAAAATGAAATGGAAACCGGTGCGCCACGCAAATATAGAGAAAGTGACATTTCCAGAGTCGGACGTGTGGGCCCCGGTGGTATTTGTGGCTAATGGTGCAGACGATATTAACACGAGAACTTCAAGGTTTGGGGATACCTCGATTGCGTTCACTGCTGACGGGATGGCTAAGTACTTTATCAAGGTTGTCATGACGACAACTTGTGACCCGGATATCACGTACTACCCATATGATGTCCACGTCTGTTTGATAACATTGACAACAGAAGAACCGATCCGCGAGGTGGAATTCGTAATCAATCCCAAAGAGGTGTACCCTGCAGCGCAGCTGAATTTACTATGGAACATTATCGATTTTAAATACAGGAACTTTACAGAAATAGGCGTATCATATATCGAAATATCTGTAACCATTGAACGGCGCCCTAGCTACCTCATTTTAAATATTCTTACCCCCATCTGTTTATTGAGTTTTTCAAACCTTCTAGCTTTTGTTCTGCCGACTGACTCAGGAGAAAGAGTATCGTTTGCTATCACGATGTTACTGACCCTGTCCGTGTACATGACTATAATGTCGGACAGTATCCCAAACACCAGTGACCCGGTGTCCATTCTCACGATTTCATTGCTGATCAAACTTGTGTACAGTGGTATGATAGTGCTGGCAGTGGTTTTAAGTGTGAAATTGAACCATACTGATGAACGCAAAGCTATTCCAAAGTGGTTGTTGCGTATCGCAAGATTCAGGAATAGAGTTGGTAACAAAGAAGACCGAAGCCACTGTGAAGATCGTCCGGCCGAAGATGTGATAGAAAAGGAAGATTTGGACAAATCAATCCTAACAAAGACAACCGACACATCTTCTATCACGTGGCGCTCTATCGGGCGAAGTTTGGACACTATATTCTTTATAGTATTTACAGGTATTACCCTTGTAGAAACCATATATAATTTGGTTCGTATTTTGTACCGCATAGGTTAG
- the LOC117344142 gene encoding uncharacterized protein LOC117344142 yields the protein MFLIFVKQKEMKAYDCIVCRKRVNPRDRRPVPKASKKIVSKLICRQVTSDDQICSKCRLKALRSKKQATTSSGDDQDKQTVTVKETLKSPQNIQLNIKSTPRNNKRCVICKKSKNLTRVGSTAISQAFIDKGVYINSQSRCCREHMQRSYFTTDALTKLSATKKSEFFSRTDITALMNGIRDNVKAKGHIDFDNPAALSTEEYTNITGLSKDQFHDLAGQLTSSVRNNSNRSSRTCLAIFMAKMKTGLPNAILGTIFNLNTAQVQRIIPRVRQCLMETLVPTHLGFGHLAHNDFIEKHTTTIAKELFTTGKEAVLVLDGTYLYIQKSMDYKFQRMSYSLHKNRPLVKPMMVVGTDGYILSVLGPYLADYGNNDASITKHVLNHNLEEIRTWLKKDDVFIVDRGFRDAVEYLEKIGLKVEMPAYLAKGKKQHTTEESNLSRLVTKVNC from the exons atgtttttaatttttgttaaaCAGAAGGAAATGAAGGCATATGATTGCATTGTTTGTCGGAAGAGGGTCAACCCAAGGGATAGGCGACCAGTTCCAAAGGCGTCCAAGAAAATAGTATCAAAACTGATATGTCGTCAGGTTACATCAGACGACCAAATATGTTCCAAGTGCCGCTTGAAGGCTTTACGTTCCAAAAAGCAGGCTACCACTTCCTCTGGAGACGATCAAGATAAACAGACCGTAACTGTAAAGGAAACCCTGAAGAGTCCACAGAATATTCAACTCAATATAAAGTCAACACCACGTAACAATAAAAGATGTGTAATCTGTAAAAAGTCAAAAAATCTCACCCGTGTAGGGTCAACTGCCATTTCTCAAGCCTTTATTGATAAAGGCGTCTACATAAACTCCCAAAGTCGTTGCTGCAGGGAACACATGCAAAGGTCGTATTTCACCACAGATGCTCTAACAAAACTCTCAGCAACCAAGAAAAGTGAGTTTTTTTCAAGAACGGATATAACAGCGCTGATGAATGGTATCCGAGATAACGTGAAGGCAAAGGGACATATAGATTTCGACAACCCAGCGGCTCTGTCTACGGAGGAATACACCAACATCACTGGCTTGTCCAAAGACCAGTTTCATGACTTGGCAGGACAACTGACATCATCCGTAAGGAACAATTCAAACCGCTCCTCCAGAACCTGCTTGGCTATTTTCATGGCAAAGATGAAAACTGGATTACCCAATGCCATCCTAGGGACAATTTTCAACTTGAATACTGCACAg GTTCAGAGAATTATTCCTCGCGTACGACAATGCTTGATGGAAACACTTGTGCCGACACACCTTGGATTTGGCCATTTAGCCCACAACGACTTTATTGAAAAACACACGACGACAATTGCCAAGGAGCTGTTTACGACAGGAAAAGAAGCCGTCCTTGTACTCGATG gGACATACCTATACATACAAAAGAGTATGGACTACAAATTCCAGAGGATGTCCTACTCACTACATAAGAACAGGCCATTGGTAAAGCCTATGATGGTGGTAGGAACAGATGGATACATCCTGAGTGTACTGGGTCCATACCTGGCTGACTACGGCAACAACGACGCCAGCATCACCAAGCATGTACTGAACCACAACCTTGAAGAGATTCGGACATGGTTGAAGAAAGATGACGTCTTCATTGTTGACCGTGGGTTCAGAGACGCTGTGGAATACTTGGAAAAGATCGGATTGAAGGTAGAAATGCCCGCTTATCTGGCCAAAGGGAAAAAACAACACACTACGGAAGAGTCCAACTTGTCCCGGTTGGTGACAAAGGTAAATTGTTGA